A region from the Linepithema humile isolate Giens D197 chromosome 1, Lhum_UNIL_v1.0, whole genome shotgun sequence genome encodes:
- the LOC105669514 gene encoding hairy/enhancer-of-split related with YRPW motif protein 1, with protein sequence MWRVVVARSDDNSTLLSSEITSGAVAPGHLSTLSAPPSGHHWGYPPPPHHPPYQPPPPPPQHPDMRHHHHDMRPPVSHELRHAAGDLRGPDLRHPEMQRHQELSRHDIARHQDVRHQDMPVMRSDMPEMRSSHEFLELKIETELGSQDNAQQQQQQQQQQQQQQQSQQQTQQQSQQNQGHQQRNLKRTMSDSDCDDVFSEESGKEPCNSPGGDSCQHASRKRRRGMIEKKRRDRINASLGELRRLVPAAARDPHSGKLEKAEILQLTVEHLRTLRNKGPEGYDSTKLAMDYHAVGWGECAAEVGRYLVTMEGLDERDPLRLRLLSHLQSFHREHPPSAVLPSAVPSAPTTLTSTSTASSYEPPPSSTVSAGMPPGAGSMPPLLGGGTLGWSQYPGQYPQQQHGKPYRPWGAELAY encoded by the exons ATGTGGCGAGTGGTGGTCGCACGTTCCGACGACAACAGCACTTTGCTGTCTTCTGAGATCACTTCCGGCGCGGTCGCACCCGGTCACCTGTCGACCCTGTCGGCGCCGCCTTCGGGTCATCATTGGGGTTATCCGCCGCCACCGCATCATCCGCCGTATCAgccaccaccaccgccgccgcagCATCCGGACATGCGTCATCACCATCACGATATGCGTCCACCTGTATCGCACGAGCTGCGACACGCCGCCGGCGACCTTAGAGGCCCGGATTTACGACATCCGGAGATGCAACGGCATCAGGAACTGTCCAGGCACGATATCGCCAGGCATCAGGATGTGCGGCACCAGGACATGCCGGTTATGAGGTCGGACATGCCGGAGATGCGGTCGAGTCACGAGTTCTTGGAACTGAAAATTGAGACGGAGTTGGGTAGCCAGGATAACgctcagcagcagcagcagcagcagcagcagcagcagcagcaacagcagtcGCAGCAACAGACGCAACAGCAATCGCAGCAGAATCAGGGACACCAGCAGAGGAACCTGAAGAGAACTATGAGCGACTCCGACTGCGACGACGTGTTCTCAGAGGAGAGCGGCAAGGAACC ATGCAACTCGCCCGGAGGAGATTCCTGCCAGCACGCGTCGCGAAAACGCAGGAGGGGGATGATCGAGAAAAAGCGTCGCGACAGGATTAACGCATCTCTCGGTGAGTTGAGGAGGCTGGTTCCGGCAGCCGCGAGGGACCCTCACAGCGGAAAGCTGGAGAAGGCGGAGATCCTGCAGCTCACGGTCGAGCATCTGCGCACACTCCGTAATAAGG GACCGGAGGGCTACGACAGTACGAAACTAGCCATGGATTATCACGCGGTAGGGTGGGGCGAATGCGCCGCCGAGGTGGGTCGCTACCTGGTGACCATGGAAGGCCTGGACGAGAGGGATCCTCTTCGGCTGCGCCTGCTGTCGCATTTGCAGAGCTTCCATCGCGAACATCCGCCGTCCGCCGTACTACCTTCGGCAGTACCTTCAGCACCCACGACGTTGACATCTACTTCCACTGCCAGCAGCTACGAGCCGCCGCCATCAAGCACAGTCTCCGCCGGAATGCCGCCTGGTGCGGGATCCATGCCACCGCTTCTGGGCGGCGGTACTCTCGGTTGGAGCCAATATCCTGGTCAGTATCCCCAGCAGCAGCACGGAAAACCTTATCGACCTTGGGGTGCGGAATTGGCGTACTGA
- the LOC105669610 gene encoding uncharacterized protein, whose protein sequence is MLKKFLGKSGRRILRAIKKLSTRSRKAKKSRNPSSWHTAIPDLETTSLSWSLPSLDAKSIDTYMTYVAENQEDCTSNCCCCDEYEENQKNENRENEMII, encoded by the exons ATGCTGAAAAAATTCCTCGGCAAGTCCGGCCGTAGGATCCTGCGG GCCATCAAGAAGCTGTCCACCAGGAGTCGCAAAGCCAAAAAGTCACGCAATCCCAGTTCCTGGCACACGGCCATTCCGGACCTCGAAACGACTTCTCTATCGTGGTCTCTGCCGTCCTTAGACGCCAAGAGCATCGACACGTACATGACGTACGTTGCCGAGAACCAAGAGGACTGCACATCGAACTGTTGCTGTTGCGACGAGTACGAGGAGAATCAAAAGAACGAAAACAGAGAGAACGAGATGATAATCTAA